One genomic region from Cellulomonas hominis encodes:
- the fliD gene encoding flagellar filament capping protein FliD: MTTGIGIDGLISGMKTSEIIDKLIAVEANQQTLLASKKTGLQSVVTALQSLNTKVASLGTAATTALKPASWLATSATSSRESVTAVTSEGAQPSSVTFRVDTLAASQATLYTLPSNYTDEKPSFTLTRGGETTTVTALSSHIGDIVAAFNAEGTGVTASAVNVGTASAPVYRLQLTGTETGAENGFTLTATNPGTGTDDTPLVTQDLRSATNATIVLWPGTSGSTPVTSSTNTFEDLLTGVDVTVSATSTEAVTVDVKRNASAISSLASNLVTNLNAVLGDIADRTKAGNGTAADGSSILTGGLFSGNTAVRFLQQDLLAAGSMSVGGKSAAEVGIVVGKDGTFSFDSATFATAYAADPAGVQQVIEAIAGKLESTATAASDATKGTLTEQISTNQDEVQNLTDRIAGWDTRLATRRAALVKTYAAMEVAMSKMQSTSNFLSQQLAQLNANSSSS; encoded by the coding sequence ATGACGACCGGCATCGGCATCGACGGCCTGATCAGCGGCATGAAGACGTCGGAGATCATCGACAAGCTCATCGCCGTCGAGGCGAACCAGCAGACGCTGCTGGCGAGCAAGAAGACCGGGCTGCAGTCCGTCGTCACCGCCCTGCAGTCGCTCAACACCAAGGTCGCCTCGCTGGGCACCGCGGCCACCACCGCGCTCAAGCCTGCTTCGTGGCTCGCCACCTCCGCCACGTCGTCGCGCGAGTCCGTCACCGCGGTCACGTCGGAGGGCGCGCAGCCGTCCTCCGTGACGTTCCGGGTCGACACGCTCGCCGCGTCGCAGGCGACGCTCTACACGCTGCCGTCGAACTACACCGACGAGAAGCCGTCGTTCACCCTCACGCGGGGCGGCGAGACCACGACGGTCACCGCGCTCAGCTCCCACATCGGCGACATCGTCGCGGCCTTCAACGCCGAGGGCACCGGCGTCACCGCCTCCGCGGTCAACGTGGGCACGGCGTCCGCGCCGGTGTACCGCCTGCAGCTCACCGGCACCGAGACGGGCGCGGAGAACGGCTTCACGCTGACCGCGACCAACCCCGGCACCGGGACGGACGACACCCCGCTCGTGACGCAGGACCTGCGCAGCGCCACGAACGCGACGATCGTGCTCTGGCCCGGCACGTCGGGCTCGACCCCCGTGACGTCGTCGACCAACACCTTCGAGGACCTGCTCACGGGTGTGGACGTCACCGTGAGCGCCACCTCGACCGAGGCCGTGACGGTCGACGTCAAGCGCAACGCCAGCGCCATCTCCTCGCTCGCCTCGAACCTCGTCACCAACCTCAACGCCGTGCTGGGTGACATCGCGGACCGGACGAAGGCAGGCAACGGGACCGCCGCGGACGGCAGCTCGATCCTCACGGGCGGGCTGTTCTCCGGGAACACCGCCGTGCGGTTCCTCCAGCAGGACCTGCTGGCGGCGGGATCGATGTCGGTCGGCGGCAAGTCCGCGGCCGAGGTCGGCATCGTCGTCGGCAAGGACGGCACGTTCAGCTTCGACTCGGCCACGTTCGCCACCGCGTACGCGGCCGACCCGGCCGGGGTGCAGCAGGTGATCGAGGCGATCGCCGGCAAGCTCGAGTCGACGGCCACGGCTGCCTCCGACGCGACCAAGGGGACGCTCACCGAGCAGATCTCCACCAACCAGGACGAGGTCCAGAACCTCACGGACCGGATCGCGGGCTGGGACACCCGGCTCGCCACGCGGCGGGCTGCGCTCGTCAAGACCTACGCGGCCATGGAGGTGGCGATGTCGAAGATGCAGTCCACCTCCAACTTCCTGTCGCAGCAGCTCGCTCAGCTCAACGCCAACAGCTCCTCGAGCTGA
- a CDS encoding flagellin produces MGLSVNTNIAALNAYRNLSSTQNDLSKSLEKLSSGLRINRAADDAAGLAISEGLRAQIGGTTQAVRNAQDGISVVQTAEGALTETHSILQRMRTLSVQAANEGGLSDTAKGNIQDEMKQLQTELTRISDTTQFNGKKLLDGSYQGVFQVGANTSSQDKITVDIKTLSGQGLGALGLGVADLDVTKTMATKGATVTGGATVDLTTATAPAGLEANGKALDLSGWKTSAQAGGINEAKVANAAVLEKALSTALDGSSWTASVTVDTAGAATVSFTSSKVFADDAGVLPGGTGFVAAEGNANALADLDLAGGFATGATAANNADVTVDGAKYAIDAIDKAITAVSQVRSGLGAVQNRFDHTINNLNVAVENLTASESRIRDTDMASEMVSYTRASILSQAGTAMLAQAKSLPQSVLQLLQ; encoded by the coding sequence ATGGGTCTCTCCGTCAACACCAACATCGCGGCGCTGAACGCGTACCGCAACCTGTCCAGCACCCAGAACGACCTGAGCAAGTCGCTCGAGAAGCTCTCGAGCGGCCTCCGCATCAACCGGGCTGCGGACGACGCGGCTGGTCTGGCGATCTCCGAGGGTCTCCGCGCCCAGATCGGTGGCACCACCCAGGCCGTGCGCAACGCCCAGGACGGCATCTCCGTCGTCCAGACCGCTGAGGGTGCGCTCACCGAGACGCACTCGATCCTGCAGCGCATGCGGACCCTGTCCGTGCAGGCGGCGAACGAGGGTGGTCTGTCCGACACCGCCAAGGGCAACATCCAGGACGAGATGAAGCAGCTCCAGACCGAGCTGACCCGCATCTCCGACACCACGCAGTTCAACGGCAAGAAGCTGCTGGACGGCTCCTACCAGGGTGTCTTCCAGGTCGGCGCCAACACGTCGTCCCAGGACAAGATCACGGTCGACATCAAGACGCTGTCGGGTCAGGGCCTCGGCGCCCTGGGCCTCGGCGTGGCGGACCTCGACGTGACCAAGACGATGGCCACCAAGGGCGCGACGGTCACCGGCGGTGCCACCGTCGACCTGACCACCGCGACCGCGCCGGCCGGCCTCGAGGCCAACGGCAAGGCCCTGGACCTGAGCGGCTGGAAGACCTCGGCGCAGGCCGGCGGCATCAACGAGGCCAAGGTCGCGAACGCGGCGGTCCTCGAGAAGGCCCTGTCCACCGCGCTCGACGGCTCCTCCTGGACCGCGTCGGTCACGGTCGACACCGCCGGTGCGGCCACCGTGTCCTTCACCTCCAGCAAGGTGTTCGCGGACGACGCGGGCGTCCTGCCGGGCGGCACGGGCTTCGTCGCGGCCGAGGGCAACGCCAACGCCCTGGCCGACCTGGACCTGGCGGGTGGCTTCGCCACCGGTGCCACGGCCGCGAACAACGCGGACGTGACCGTGGACGGCGCCAAGTACGCCATCGACGCGATCGACAAGGCGATCACCGCCGTCTCCCAGGTGCGTTCCGGTCTGGGTGCCGTGCAGAACCGCTTCGACCACACCATCAACAACCTCAACGTCGCGGTGGAGAACCTGACCGCGTCGGAGAGCCGGATCCGCGACACGGACATGGCCTCGGAGATGGTGTCCTACACGCGGGCGTCGATCCTGTCGCAGGCCGGCACCGCGATGCTCGCCCAGGCCAAGTCGCTGCCGCAGAGCGTTCTCCAGCTCCTGCAGTGA